Part of the Lotus japonicus ecotype B-129 chromosome 6, LjGifu_v1.2 genome, TCTAACACTTGAACAAGAAAAGGGCACCTACAAAAATAGTCACTGATCAAACATTCAATGAGGCCAGATAAATTATGACTGTAAAATATGACTTCTGTTAAATTTTCTTTTGTTCACATGATTTATAAATCCAATTTGATGAGTTTTTAAAAATGAGGAGGATAAATATCACTACTAACAGCTAAGGCATAGAGGACAAGGAGGATCAATGAGCTCAGTTAGCTCCAATGGCAAACATGTGCTGTGGAAGACATGACCACATTGAAGAACAGCAGCTTCTGGAAAAAAAGGACCCAATTCCTCTATCTCATGCAACAATAAAGAATCCAAATACTCACTTTGTTCATCATTACTTGGATATTCCATTGATCCCTCACATAAAGCGCAATTCCAAAACGTATGCATTTCTTCAGAGCCTGAAAAGTAAAACCATTACATTGAACTCATGGTCACACCTCTGCTACGAGATCATTCATAAGTGATAGATGTGATATATGCTGTGATGTGACGGAAAGACacagataaaaagaaaattggATGTCTATGTGTGTGGAGTGTCAATAATAATGTTCGAGTGGAAAAGTATTGGAACTGCTATTGCAACAACCTTATCCTTTTAAGAGACATTTCTATAACTTGCACTGATTTGAGTGATTTCTTAAGTAAAGATCACATTTCATTGTTTTTCACCAACATGGTTTCTTAAATATCAGTTATATACTACTAAAATATATCTTTTACATGTCATATTTGTACATAATCAATCCTCTAAGAAAACAATTAATACACATAGATCAGATATTTGATATTTCTATTAATGAactttacatataaatatattgagaGTAGATTGTTAAAACGTACCTTCACACGTAATATAGTATATTGGGTCTTCATTCATTGGTCTTTTCGCTTGTCTCAGTGAAGGTATGATCTTCTCTTTCCCCCTCCTAATATTAGAAGAAGAGGGTTCATAGGCTTTACTCTTGTTGGTCACAGAACTCTGGTTCTTTGTAATTTTTGAATCCTGCTTTTTTCTGCTACTAGATGAAGCATTGGCCTCTCTCTTAGGAGCATGCTGATTCTTCAAATCTTGTTTTCCCTTGGTTTCAGCACCCTGAACCTTTAAAGACAGGCAAGCTCTACTAGAAGATACAGCATGTACTTCAGTACGTTGGGGTTTAGAATCATTGCTCTTCTTAGTGCTCTTGTCTTTAGAAGGTTGACCAATTGTAGGGACTTCAATACTCTGGGGTTTAGAATCATTGATCTTCTTAGTGCTCTTTTCTTTAGAAGGTTGACCAATTGTAGGGACTTCACTCTTCTTTGCCACAAGACTAGAGCTCTGATTTTTCATAGACTTTGATACTTGACTTGGTTTATCTACTGAGAtcacagaagaagaaaaaaaacaaagttgAGTCTATCACCATAACATGTTTCCTAAATGCAAGAAGTTAATGGTTAATAAATTGAAATCTCTGTGCCCCCAAACTATGTCTCATTCACAAATCACTATCCCGCAAATACAATTTTGACATGTCACTAACAAATTATATTGGAGGAACAAGAAATTGAGACACCATTTGCAGACAGATTTTGATCCATGGCTAACATATTTTCTATACACATTATTGCTGATATTTAACTGTGCATTACCTGTTGGATTATTCACATTGATTCCTCCTCCTACGCGTTCAGTTTTGAAAGGAGGCCTCAATGTAGAGGCAATTGGTTCTTCATTCTGCCTTTTTCTGCTATTAGATGAAGCCTTGATTCCACATTGAGGAGGCTGAGAAGCCTCTCTCTTAACATGCTGATTCTTCAAATCTTCTTTACCCTTTGTTTCAGCACCATGATCCTTTAAAGATAGGCAAGATATACCAGAAGATGCAGCAGCATGAACTTCAATACTCTGAGGATTAGATTCAGTGCTCTTCTTAGTACTCTTATCTTTGGAAGGTTGACCAATTGTAGGGACTTCACTCTTCTTTGCCACAATACTAGAACTCTGAATTTCCATACACTTTGCTACCTGACTTGGTTTATCTACTAAGAgcacagaaaaataaaaagtaaatttGAGTCTATTACcctaaaaaaaattcctaaatGCAAGAAGCTCATCGTAAACGAATCGATATCTTCTATATCCCCAAATTGTGTCTCATTCACTGTCCGACCAATAAAATTTTGACGCGACAATCGCGAGACAGAAAATTGAGACACCCTTTGGGGATAGTAAACATATTTGATTGGCGAAACAGGAAATTAAGACACCCTTTGGGGATAGTAAACATAATTTATTCGCGAAACAGGAAATTAATACACGGTTTGGCGAAAGCTAACATATTTTCTTTAAACATTATAGCTGAAATTGATTAGTGCAATAATACCTGTTTTGATACGAGGCCGCAATCTAGAGGTAGATTGTTCTCCATTCTTGGCTGAGTCCTTCTTTCTGAGAACTGCTGGTGGTGGTGTTGATGCCATGTTTTCAAGGTTTCTGCAGTACTTGAAATTCTTGTGTATGTGATCAaagttctgaaaaaaaaaaaaaacaaaacgtTCAATTAACCAAAACTAAACGATCATGAAATTCTGATATGAAGAATCGATTTACAGAAGAATCGATTTTGACATACAGGATTTTGGAGAAGAACAGCGATTGATTGATTGCTTGTGAAGGAGGCGAAACCCCAAATCAATGAAATTGGGGTTTTGCAGAAAAGGCGAGGGTTTTGGAGCTTATATAAGATAGTCTTGTGGGGTCCACACTGTTTCAGTCTTTGTAAGATTTGATTGGATTGGAACACGTGgcttttacaaaaaaaaatactcctCCTActcctatttttttttattatataaaaaataaccataatcatTCAAAAAAAACTTTGTCAGCATACATCTTATTAAGGTAGAAAATTCACAATTCTAATGTCATTTAAAACcaataaatgtcaaattaatacagtagttattttcaaaaaaagttaCAGTTGACTTTTTCtaattattttaatgtcattaataactattaaatgcaaatgttaatacattaattattttcaaaaatatgaaattatttaatattttaaattaatataaaattaaaaatataaaatgacaTTATCTACCTACTGATTATTGTACAAGACAGAAAAAACTTAGGGAGTAAGACATATAATGAGGAGGTGACACTTGTCAAATTTGCCACtttttagttttgaaaataaTGTATAGTACGATTTGGGCACAAACCTAGCAAATTCCACAAATCTAGGAATTCTTATCACCATGAACTATCTtctatatttaataatttttttatggaaatcAATCTTAGtcattgattaaaaaaaattaatggtcAAAATTATGTAGGATAGGAGCTGTGGAGAAGTTTGTAGGAGAGCATCCATATTCCGCAGCTCATATTTAATTatgattatttaaaaatttatatgtTACCATAATAATAAGAGAATTTTGGTAAAAGATCAGGCGGATTTATTATGCAAGAATGCGTGTCTTGATGTTAACTTGTGATGCCTGGAAGAATAGTTCGAGTGGTAATATAGGTGTAGGAGACTAGGTGCAAGGCTTAATCCCTAAAGAGGATTAAAAAAACCCTTCCCTGGAAAAATTGGAAACTAATTATTGGTCGATAAAAAAAACGTATAACAATTGTGagacaagttaacatttgaacCGTACTTATTCAGTTTTAAAACTAGAGAGACTTAATTTGAGCCATTGAAGCTATAGGGACCAAAATCATGCATTTATGAAACTATAGGGACAAAACATGTAATTAAGAATTTTTAAATTGACCCAACCTAGGGTTGATGCTATGTTTGAGAATTACCCACTCCTATTATATCAATATAAAAATAGATAAGTGTGTGCATGCTTTATAAATATCCTACCAGTTTGGTTCTTAATGATATTTCAAATTAGTTTTTTTCCCAACATGTGTTGAAATAAATACTTAAAGAGTTGTCTAACAACGCTTAGAACATATGAGAATAAATCTCAAAGAGCGATACCGCAATGTAAATACATAAGTAAAATGAGAACAAGTATGCTCACTCAAGCTAAGAAGCTAATAAACGTAGTTGAACCATTATGTAAAAACCCTTAAAGTCGTACaacccctcccccccccccctccccaaGAAAACCCCAAAATTAACAAAGAAACTAATTGACTAATGAGTGGAAAGAACTTTTATCATCATTTTCTCGCAGTGCTCCCGTCAACATAACTCATTTGGTTATGCCGAAGTTGCAAATTATGCGGTTATTAGGGACACTCTAATCTTGGCTTTAGTTGCATCAATAAGGACCAAACCTACACAACTATGAGAatatgaagaaaagagaaagactCTGACAAATCTCAAACAAACAACAATATAAGCTGGAAGGTTGAGGTGAGTGATAGAAACATCGGGAAACAACAGTAGAATCGGAGCTCAGGCGAGGTGTAGACTGTGACATGAGCTGAAGGTGGTGCCTATAGGAGGTGATCGGTACCTATTGCCGCAAATGGTAGACCAGTGCTCGCGCGACCGTGCATACACCTGCCGCAACAAAAAGAAATGGTGGTCGTGGTGGCCAAAAACAAAGGAGGAGAATCTAGACTGGAACAAGAGTATCAACCACCTATGTGGTAGGACACCCACCTAACGTGGGGAGTAAACATCTACTAAAAAGAGTAAAAGACCTCCTAAAGAGGAGGAGAAACCGCAATGGAGGAAGAGACCCCAAAAGCGGACTCAATATGCTAAATTATAAAACCCCATATTCGTAGTGCATATGTAGTTAGGTTGTTGGATTTGCCATTCCCCAAGATCCACATCTTCATGATGTCACATAACTTAGCTCATCCTTTTTTTAAACACCATCAATCATCAAGAAAAGGAAGTCAAGAAGACACCAATGGAGGAAAAGTTTTTTCTGTTTGCTTTTAATCATTGACAATAACTGGTTCTTAGTTGTTAGTTAGAAGCAAGCAAATCAAACggtagaaaagaaaaatataataaacgaGGACAATGACAAGTTGTTCAAATTATCAAAATTTCTTACATGAATTTGCATGTTTTTTGATAATGAATTTGCATGTTACAAGTAAATAAATATCCAAAAACAGGTGACATTGTGAAGTTTATAACAATCTTGCCAAACAGGCACAATGAAGGGAACCAGCAAAATCATATATCTCAAATCAAAATAACTATCACCTACACTAAATTTAAAACTACTTTCGATTAAATATAAACGAAACATTTTTCTAATTTGAGGGCAATGGGATAATTCAACTTCTGGAATTCATGGCCCCACCTCCGGGGGGCCGATCCATCCAAAAACACTACTGTTGACATGGTATGCTAAAAACCTTGTCTAATAAGGTCTAAATTTCCTGGAAGCTCTCAACTGCTGAAGATGTTTTTTATCCTCCTCAAATTTGCTCTGCAACTCCATGAGCTCTGCAAACAAAACATGAAATGGTTTATCTCAGTTTGACCACAAACAAATTATCAAAATTTAATCGAATCGAATCAGAACGTTATCAAGTAATAATTTATGACAGCATCTAGGGTTAAGAAACAAAATGGGGTATTAAGCATGAGGGGTTGTACCAAAAGATAAGCATGGGGTTAGAAAATACGATATTCATTTCATAAACATTATTTGCTAGTGtttagaaaattattaaatCTTACTGTAAAAATGGGTTTTGAATATGAAGCACAACAGGAATTGGATTCAagtttctttcttttgctgTCAAAGGCTTATTGTTATTAGTCTTCTTAGTAATGAGCTTGGGCGTGTACTAGTGGTACTTGTGCtagaccctaaaccctaaacaataATACATTGTAACACTCCTTCTCAAGCTTATGCTTACTGTGTTTAAGCTTGTTACAAGTAacaaccataaacaaaaaacaaagaacACCAGAACATCAAAACACAGAACAAATGCAACTAGTAGCCCTACTCAATCACAAATCTTGACAACATCCTAGGTACATGCTCTTTGGTTCTCTTGGACACATCCAAGCCAATAAGATAAGTTTATGGAGTCATCCACGTTTCTCCACAATGACCCCATTAACCTCAAAATAAATCTTGAAAACATTGAGCCAGTTATTATACCACTCAGCAATTACCTCTAACCAGGTACACTAAGTCAAGTATCATGTAAATACCACTTACTAACAGTCTAACACAAACAGGAGTCTTTTACTAGGATCCAAAGTAATCAATCAGTGAGCCTTTGAcagcaaaagaaagaaactTGGAACAATAATCTCCACAAAAACCTCATAAAATTACTTCAAGAGTAGATCAAGACAAATAAAGAATAAGGTTTAACAGAGTAAAAAAGCAAAAAATGCGTGCAAGAGTTCTGTGAAACTCATCAAACAGAAGCATTTAGAAAAAACTCATGTTAAATGATACAGCTCAAATACAATGTTGGAACATAGGGTTTAGGCAAGGAAAATGAGAGAAGTATGGTTCATAATGAATTATGTGATTGATAATAAGGTGTTACATGAATAGAATAACCTGATGCACCTAAGTCCTATTTATACTACCTATCAGGTCTAGCACTTGTACTCCTAGTATAAGCCCTGGCCCACAACAAACAAGAGTAACCCTAATATCttctaacaaaaataaaaacaaataatatcaGCTCATAAGATTTTTCCAATGTTTGTGCAGATTTTGATAGAAACGCCCTACTATAACATCTTTGagctttattttaatttataccAAAATTGTTGGTCTATAATTATTGTTTGTTATAATataaatgaaataatttttagGGCACAAAATGACTAAACATATTTTATGACATAAAATAGCTGAACAATAAGAAAAACAGGTTATACCATTTCTATGGGCTTCTTTTTTCTGGAAGCGGTAGAAATCTAAACCAACTTCTTTAGGCTTCTTTTTGGACATTTTATTCTCCACAGCAGCTTGAGCAACCGAGCCCACAGCAATTCCACTTTCAGATTCAGTAGTTTTCTTTCTACCCTTATGGTGCACAACAACCGTCCATCCCCCATCTGCAGCAAgggcttctttttcttttctttcctgcattgacaaaaaaatatatggAAACCAAAATAAGGATGGAACAAATGTCAGATCATTCATAACTTAATTTTCAACATGGAAGGTTAAACAGTAACGATCTCATAAAAACGGAAATCTGATATGTCAGGACACCAGTCACAACACAATTCCTTTCAGTAAGATGATAATGTGGAATGCAAAACCAACTACAACCAAATTTTTTACCACTATGTTAGTTCAACTACATGGACTCTACAACACTATGTCGTATCATAAACCAAATCCTGAAAATTTCCATTTAAGACTAATTCCTTTTTAATGGTTTCATCTAGAGTTTTCTTCTCTTCATCTATTTCCAACAACTATAGGACTATCATGCATCTGGTGCACTTGTTAGTAGGACTTTTATTGGTCTTCTCACATGGCCAAAGTTGTAAAAATGGGAGAGTTTATATTACATCCATATTAGTCTAGCTGGCATAAAACTAAAAACAGGACTCTAAAATGAGAGGGTTTCATCTTAATCTCCATTCAACTACCATACCCAAATCCTTTTTTTTCCAAACAGAAAGAATGGTATTCCAAAATTCTATTTATGAAATAATTAGCAATGAGTCAAAGTTATATTTTAGTTTATATAGAAAAAGATTGCATCATAATTGTCATTGGTTAACGTCATGAGAAATCTGAAATCCAGTAACAAAGGTCACCACTCATCATTCAGAGTGGGGTATCGAGAATACAACCAGTAGGCTTGCTGCATTCATTGTATTGCACACATGACAAGTAAACCAGATAATTGATAAATCATAGAATCACACTGTTTATGCTTTCTAGGCAAGAAAAAGTAACCTTGACATCAGAATGAAAATTATCCAAATGGTacacaaaaacaacaaaacaaaaatgaacTTCTAAGCTTTCATGTGTTGGCTTTGCCAGCTATGAGCATGGGAGAAATACGGCAGTCTATCTCAAGTCACATACACCACAGACTACAAACTGGAATGATCCTCCATATCCTAACACCCTTTCTACAACACGATACCATACGCCAAAAAACACATGCTCCTTCAAATGCAGACAGCACCAAGTGCACATCGCATGGAAGCAAGGCAACACTAAACCTTAGACAATTATAACGTGGACTCACATGTTTAAACCTTTCTTTGGGAATGAAAAGGACTTTTACTAGTTAATTTTCAAAGCCATGGAACTAGTAGGTGTAGGAGACAAAACTCTAATTCGACAAGATATTAACCAACACAATTTTCACTATACAACACAAATTCATTTTATGGTCATTATCACCTCTAAAAAAGGGTTCACTAGCACTTCCATTTTGCAAAAAACCAACATAAAGTTACCAAATTTCAAAGCAATGGCATAATATGAAATAAACACCCAATCTTTCTGTTTAGATCTTAGGTATGTTTTCCAAAACATTTACCTCCTCAAGTTTTTCCTCATGAGCAGTTATAAAGTCATCAATTTGACGTTGCAATGTTTCCAACCCTGGTCTACTTTGATGGTATTCCATGATCCATTCTGCAGTTTTAGTCCCAGTGAGAAACTATATTGGGGATGTCATTTAACAGACAATAGCATAACAATTTACAAATATGCACCAAGTACATAGATGCATCACAATACAGAAGTCAACAGATTCAAATAATAAAGATGGAAGATTTGCCTGCATGTTCACAACTAGGAGGTAGGATGGATACTGGCGAAATGAATGACAAAGATATGCAAATGAAACTGAACGTAAAAAATGTTGAAATGTATATCAGGTGCATGGTAACTACTATGGAAAATAGTGATTACAGAATATCTACCCAGAGTCCTATATGCATAATCCAAAAAAAGTGATGAGTGCAAAGTATTTGGAGATTTTAAGCAAAGGAAAAATAATTCCTTGAAATGAACAATTCATACTTTTCATTCCTTTTGAGCAGTCTTCATCCCCAGAAGAAATAATATGAACTTCATCTTGATGATGCCCTTCTACCTTTTCTGGTGAATTTTGAAcctccttttttcttttcttcttggtTTTCTTTGACCTACCTACAAAATAAGGATAAATTCTGTGAGAAAAATGGATGAATGACCTCATGCATGAATTTACAATGCAACAATCTGATAAACCACAAAATAGTTTTAATTACAGGGTTCAACAGATGCTCCAATATCCGAGTCTCCATGCTCCATAGAGTCCTTGATCTCCTCGTATTTAGAATGACAGTTGTCCAATATTCCATCTGGTGCCATTAGGGAAAAAGTAAGATCATCATAAACAGTTCAACATTTTTAGTCTATAATACGAGAGgctggaagaggaagaaacaatggcagaatcacaaaaaaaatataaacaatcCAATCGAAAACCAGAAAGAAAATGTCCAGTTCTCCACGTATTGTCAGAAAAATATATTGTTCGATATGGCACAAGCCCAAAACACACCCATCTGCTCACCATTTTTCTCTACCAAATCAACTTCTTCACCCACTGGCATTTGTCTTTCAACTCGACTTTTCtccttgttctttctttttctgttgGTAGAAGCTTTGTCCTTATTTGCTTTTCTATCGCGCATTCCACGATCCTCTAAAACAAGCAATTCATTTAAGGGACAAGACAACTCAACAAAGGTGAAGAAAACtgaaatcacaacataattataTACCTTGAGTGTTCAATGTAACATGTGTTTCAAGTTCAACATCAGCATTTTGTTCCctgcttcttttcttcttcttcttttcctccGACCGCGCGTCTCGCTTTACCTTGTTCATTTTCATCATAAtgaaaattcaacctgtaaAGCAACACACACAACTACAACTTCAGAAGCTCAGAAATAAGttgaaaacatgatgaaacaaCCAAGGTTTGAATACAAAACAAGCTAAAGCAAACAAATTCAACACATAATTAAACCAAACAGAAGCTCACAAAAGAGGCAATGCTGTCAGTGCATCAAATTCAGCAGAAATTTAGAGCATgaacaaaaacaatttatcaCAACACAGCACAGTTTCTCAGTGTGTTAATTAATGGAGGACACGACCCGACGCAGCCAAGTGAACAAACAAAGTCTTTACCTCGACGGAGAGCGGCGGTTTGACCGGACGTGCGGCGGCCGGCGGCGGGAACCGAGGGATTCGGTCGCGGACGCGAATCGAGAGGACGGCGTGGCCGGTTGCTTCAATTTTGCTAGGTCTTTACTTTTTTAGTTTTTGGGCTTAGACCGTTTATCTCTTAATCAATATATGGTTTTccaaaaaataaactaagtataattttttaaaaaagagtaTGCCAGAAATTTATAAATCTAGATTTTCCCAAGTTGTAGTTTACTAATTCCTAAAGTTATAACTCCAGAGCATGTTAGTCAATTTAGACCAATTAACCTTTGTAATGTCATCTTTAAGATTATTACAAAGTGTCTTGTCAATAGGTTGAAATTAATTTTGTCTGATTTAATTTGTGTAACACAAAGTGCGTTTGTTCCAGGACGTCTTATTACGGATAATGCTTTTATTGCTTTCGAATGCTTTCATTTTATGAAGAAAATAATTCAGAGCCGGAATGGCATTATGACGCTCAAACTGGATATGTCTAAGACATATGACCGGGTTGAGTGGTCTTTCCTTCAGTCTGTTATGGTTTCTATGGGCTCCCCACTTAGTTGGGTAAATTTGGTGATGAGATGTGTATCTTCTGTTAATTTCTCCATTTTGCTTAATGGCTACAGGCAGAACCCATTTGCCCCTCATAGAGGGTTGTGTCAAGGGGATCCTCTTTCGacttatttgtttattttatgttgAGAAGTTTTCTCAGCTATGATTAATAAAGTTGTTACTGATTCCTCTTTGCATGGGGTTAAGATTTCGCGCTCGGCACCTGTTATCTCTCATTTACTGTTTGCAGATGACAGTGTTATATTTGCTAGAGCAGAGTGCAAGAGGCGGGGTGCATTAAAGGATTCTCTCTTCCTATGAGAGAGCTTCAGATCAAGCCATTAACCTTGATAAGTCAATGCTTTCAGTTAGCCGTAATGTGCCACAAACTTGTTTCCATGAGCTACGTCAGTTGTTAGGAATAAAGGCAATGGAAAGCTTTGATAAGTATTTGGGTTTGCCGACTATCATTGGAAAGTCCAAAActcaaatatttaattttgttaaggaTACAGTTTGGAAGAAGCTTAAGGGGTGGAAGGAGAAATCCTAATCTAGAGCATGGAGAAGTTCTTGTAAAAGCAGAGGTTCAGGCAATACCAGCCTATGTAATGTCTTGCTTTGTGCTCCCAAATGGCCTTTGTGATCAGATTGAGGGTATGACTAGTAAATTCTACTAGGGTGGAGATGTCTCTAAGAGGAGCCTTCATTGGGCCTCTTGGAGCAAACTTTATCGTTCTAAAGATGAAGGGGGCCTTGGTTTTCGAGATTTTAAATCGTTTAATTTAGCCTTGATGGCTAAAAATTGGTGGAGGATAAATAATTTCCCTGACTCTTTGTTCAGACGTGTGTTTAAATCGGTCTACTTCCCAAGTAGCAATCTTTTGGGGCTAGAAAAGGTTAAAGGCCTAGTTATGCTTGGTCAAGTATTTGGAAGTCAGGGTGGGTGTTTGAACGAGGAGGAAGATGGAGAATTAGGAATGAAATGTCTGTTGATATTTTGAGGGATGCTTGGCTTCCTAATGGTTCTCCTTTGGTGTACCGTGAGGATTTGTTTTCTGAGTTGACTTTCAAATTAGTCTCGGACTTGATGGACCATGGGCGGTGGAGAGAAAATTTGGTGGAGCTTGCCTTCAACCCAGCTACAGCAGCGTCTATTCTTGCTGTTCCCCTTCCTATTCAGCCATCTGgggatctttttttttttttctgagacATCAGATGGTTGGTATTCTGTTAAATCAGGATATGAGTTCGTTAGGAGGATGCACGCTCAGGAGGAAGCCTCATCGTCGGGGGCTGTTGCTTTACCATCTTCAGTTTTGAAGCTAATACGGAAATTAGTGGCTTTACCTCGTTGTAAAGAGGTGGTTTGGAGGGTTGTCTCTGGTTATCTTCCAGTCCGTGCGGAGCTTCGGAGGAGAGGTTTAGATGTGGATCCATTGTGCCCATGGTGTGGGGTTGATGATGAAACAATTTCTCATGTTTTCCTTGAGTGCCCGATTATTAGGCGAGTTTGGTTTTCTATCCTGGATCTTCATGTGAATTTGACAGGTCCCTTCCATGCATCAGTGCTGCAGCTTTTGAATGGTGTGGAGGCTGTTGTGGTGGGGAAATTCATCACATCTATTTATGTTATCTGGGAGGCGCGTAATGCATTTGTTTTTTAGCAGAAATAGTTGTCCATTGGAGCGATTCTTGACCGTGTGTTAGCTTTGGAGGCGCTACCATGTCCGGCCGTGATGCCACGCTTGTCTTCGACGGAGAATGCTGTTATATGGCGTCGACCAGCTGCTGGGTGGATAAAGGTGAATTTCGACGCATCCGTTCGATGTAATATGGAGAGCTTTGGTATGGTGGCTAGAGATGAGGAGGGTCAGCTTCTTGCAGCAGCAACTTTAGCACCAGTTATGATGCGGTCAGCAGGCCTTGCAGAAGCTCTTTGCTTGAGATAGGTGATGAGCCTTGCTCTGGAGCTTGGTTTCTTCACAATTTGTTTTGAGACAGATTCGCTTCAGATGTTCCAATGGTGGAGGCGTCGCAGCAGAGGTTGCTCTTATTTAGATTTAATTATTTCTGATTGTTGTTCTTTAGTTTCATCATTTACTCATATAGATGATTCTTTTGTTCGTCGTTCCGGCAATTCTGCCGCTCACTTTTTAGCCCGGGAGGCCTCCTCTTTTGCTGTTTAGATAGAGGAAGGTCCTCCTGACCTTGACGCTATTGTTTGCTCGGATGCTTTGGCTTTTATGCCGGCTTAGTTTTATATTATTGatccactttcaaaaaaaaaaacttaattattCATAAAATAAGTGTGAGCACTATAGCATGAAAGTG contains:
- the LOC130723428 gene encoding uncharacterized protein LOC130723428, with translation MASTPPPAVLRKKDSAKNGEQSTSRLRPRIKTDKPSQVAKCMEIQSSSIVAKKSEVPTIGQPSKDKSTKKSTESNPQSIEVHAAASSGISCLSLKDHGAETKGKEDLKNQHVKREASQPPQCGIKASSNSRKRQNEEPIASTLRPPFKTERVGGGINVNNPTVDKPSQVSKSMKNQSSSLVAKKSEVPTIGQPSKEKSTKKINDSKPQSIEVPTIGQPSKDKSTKKSNDSKPQRTEVHAVSSSRACLSLKVQGAETKGKQDLKNQHAPKREANASSSSRKKQDSKITKNQSSVTNKSKAYEPSSSNIRRGKEKIIPSLRQAKRPMNEDPIYYITCEGSEEMHTFWNCALCEGSMEYPSNDEQSEYLDSLLLHEIEELGPFFPEAAVLQCGHVFHSTCLPLELTELIDPPCPLCLSC
- the LOC130726117 gene encoding ribosomal RNA-processing protein 7; translation: MMKMNKVKRDARSEEKKKKKRSREQNADVELETHVTLNTQEDRGMRDRKANKDKASTNRKRKNKEKSRVERQMPVGEEVDLVEKNDGILDNCHSKYEEIKDSMEHGDSDIGASVEPCRSKKTKKKRKKEVQNSPEKVEGHHQDEVHIISSGDEDCSKGMKKWIMEYHQSRPGLETLQRQIDDFITAHEEKLEEERKEKEALAADGGWTVVVHHKGRKKTTESESGIAVGSVAQAAVENKMSKKKPKEVGLDFYRFQKKEAHRNELMELQSKFEEDKKHLQQLRASRKFRPY